The sequence below is a genomic window from Halanaerobiales bacterium.
GATATGGGATAATTCTCATATCAGTTAATTATTTGATATATACAAGATAAAAAGAGGGAGGATTTTTATAAATGAATTTAGAAAACAAAATCAAAAATTATGAAGAAGAAATGATAGAAACTCTAAAAAAATTAGTTTCTTATGAAAGTATTCTTGATGAAAATAATGAAAATTATCCTTTTGGTAAAAAAATTGATGATTGTTTAAAAAATACTTTAAATATATTTGAAAAATTAGGTTTTGAAACTTATTATGGTAATGGGTATTATGGCTATGCTGAAATTGGTTCTGGAGATGAATTAATAGGAATATTAGGACACTTAGATGTTGTTCCAGCTGGGGATATTAATAATTGGAATTCCCCTCCTTTTGAGTTAACTGAAAAAAATGGTAACTTATATGGTAGAGGAAGTGTAGATGATAAAGGTCCTATAGTTTCTGCTCTTTATGCAGTAAAGGCATTAATGGATTCAAATTTAAAGTTTAATAAAAGAATAAGATTTATCTTTGGGGTTGATGAAGAAAATCTTTGGAGAAGTATTGATAAATATTTAAAAAATGAAGAAAAACCAGATATGGGATTTACTCCTGACTCAAGTTTTCCTATGATCCATGCTGAAAAGGGTTTATTACAATTTAAACTAACATCTGATACAGCTAGTTCTATAAAGCTAAAAGGTGGCAACGCTTTTAACGCTGTCCCTGATAAAATTATATATAAAAGCAATAAAGCTGATTTGATTGCTGAAAACTTAGATAAACTTGATTATGAATACCATAAAGAAAATGATAAAATAACAGTTTTGGGTAAAGGAGCTCATGCTTCAAAACCTTATGAAGGAAAAAATGCAATAACCAGACTAACTGAAGCATTAGTACAAAGTAATATAAAAAATGAAAGTTTACAATTTATTAATGAAATCATTGCTAATGACCATCATGGTAAAAATATTTTTGGAGACTGTTCAGATAAACCATCCGGAAAATTAACAATTAATTTAGGAAAAATAGCTCTTAATGATCAAAAACAGGAATTATCTTTTGA
It includes:
- the pepV gene encoding dipeptidase PepV: MNLENKIKNYEEEMIETLKKLVSYESILDENNENYPFGKKIDDCLKNTLNIFEKLGFETYYGNGYYGYAEIGSGDELIGILGHLDVVPAGDINNWNSPPFELTEKNGNLYGRGSVDDKGPIVSALYAVKALMDSNLKFNKRIRFIFGVDEENLWRSIDKYLKNEEKPDMGFTPDSSFPMIHAEKGLLQFKLTSDTASSIKLKGGNAFNAVPDKIIYKSNKADLIAENLDKLDYEYHKENDKITVLGKGAHASKPYEGKNAITRLTEALVQSNIKNESLQFINEIIANDHHGKNIFGDCSDKPSGKLTINLGKIALNDQKQELSFDIRIPVTKNKEKIVNKIKKIAKEYNLEYEEYDYLDSLYVPKDHFLIKTLSKVYKEETKLDPSPLTSGGATYARAIENCVAFGPVFPGQKKVEHQANEYIKTDSLIKCAKVYSKAIYKLSK